Proteins encoded within one genomic window of Salvelinus sp. IW2-2015 unplaced genomic scaffold, ASM291031v2 Un_scaffold16450, whole genome shotgun sequence:
- the LOC112080715 gene encoding serine/arginine-rich splicing factor 7: MSRHGRNGGDAKVYVGNLGTAAGKGELERAFGYYGPLRTVWIARNPPGFAFVEFEDTRDAEDAVRGLDGKLISGSRIRVELSTGMQRRSRYERAPTNRAFDSNDKCYECGERGHYAYDCHRYSRRRRSRSRSHSRSGGRRYSRSRSRDRSRRSRSFSPRRSRSPRRSRALTPKRSRSRSKSRSRSRSLSRAKTSHFTSRSPRRGDSSERDD, encoded by the exons ATGTCAAGACACGGTCGAAACGGAGGAG ACGCTAAGGTTTACGTCGGTAACCTGGGCACTGCTGCAGGGAAAGGAGAACTAGAGCGGGCGTTCGGGTATTACGGACCCTTGAGAACAGTGTGGATTGCGAGGAACCCCCCGGGCTTTGCCTTTGTGGAGTTTGAAGACACCCGGGATGCAGAAGATGCGGTCCGTGGCCTTGACGGCAA GTTAATTTCTGGATCTCGAATTCGAGTTGAATTATCTACAGGGATGCAGCGACGATCTCGGTACGAGCGTGCGCCCACCAACCGGGCCTTTGACTCCAACGACAAGTGCTATGAGTGTGGTGAGCGGGGGCACTATGCCTACGACTGCCACCGCTACAGTCGACGCAGGAGGAGCAG GTCCCGGTCTCATTCCAGGTCCGGTGGGAGGAGGTATTCTCGCTCTCGCAGCCGGGACCGTAGCAGGAG ATCAAGATCCTTCTCTCCACGCCGCTCTCGTTCTCCTAGAAGATCTAGAGCCCTTACCCCCAAGAGATCAAG ATCTCGGTCAAAGTCCAGATCAAGGTCTAGGTCACTTTCTCGTGCAAAGACCAG ccACTTTACCTCGAGGAGTCCTCGTCGAGGTGACAGCTCGGAGAGAGACGACTGA